TGCGTCTAGCTTGAGACTGGCTTAGCCCAAGGAGGTTCAGAATGAAGGCGAATACTGTGCACTACACATGGATGGCATTTTCGCTGGCCGCGATTGTCATGCTTGGACTGCAGCATTCGACCAACGCTTCGTCTGAACAACAGGCAGCCCCGGGTTACGCGTTCGAGCACAACCTTGATCAGAACATTACCCCGGTCTCCCTGCCGGTCGTCACGCGGCAGGTCAGTCAGCTTGATGCCCAGGCACAACAGCGTCCGACGTTCACGTTCTAAGCCTTAATTCGCTATCCCCATCATCCATGATTCGAGCCCTTTCCGGGCCGTCTGTCGATAATCTCGAACTCCCTCTGTGCGAGCCCCGTCTACCCAAGCGGGTGCGAGCCGGCCTGCCCGCTCGTGCGAACGTACTCGGTTCATGGGAGTCGCTCAATGAATTCAGATGATTTTTCACCTTCACGCCGGACCATCCTGCATGGGGCGGCCGCAACGCTGGCTGCCGGTATGGTCGCGCCGGCCTTCGCGCAAACGTCGGCCGGCTCGTCAGCCGCTGCTGGTTCAGCGTCAACGAAAGCTCCGCAGCCCATGCGCAACCCGCAGAAGATGTATGCGCAGCCGCCTTTCGATCCGGAACGCCAGCCCTGGCCAGGGCTGGCTCAGAAAATGGATCCACGTCCTGACCACGGCGAAGAAAGCTATCAGGGCAGCGGACGGTTGCAGGGTCGCAAGGCATTGATTACCGGCGGCGACTCGGGCATCGGCCGGGCGGCGGCGATCGCCTATGCGCGGGAAGGCGCAGATGTCGCCTTCGGTTATCTGGAGGACGAGGAGCCGGACGCACAGGACGTGATCAAGCTGATCGAGGACGCCGGACGCAAGGCGGTTGCACTTCCAGGCGACATCCGCGATGAAAAGTTCTGTCAGGAAATGATCAAGCGCGCCGTGGAGGAACTTGGCGGGCTGGACATTCTGGTGATCAACGCGGCGCGGCAACAAAGCAACGATTCGATCATGGACATCAGCACCGACCAGTTCGACTGGACGGTCAAGACCAACCTCTACGCCATGTTCTGGTTGAGCAAGGCGGCCATCCCGCACCTTCCGGAGGGCAGCTCGATCATCAATACGTCCTCGGTGGTCGCCTATGATCCACCGGAAAATCTGCTCGATTACTCGATGACCAAGGCCGCTATCGTCAACTTCACCAAGTGCCTGGCCAAGCAGATGATTGGAAAAGGCATTCGGGTCAACACAGTGGCGCCGGGGCCCTTCTGGACGCCCTTGCAGGTCAGCGGTGGCCAGACCATGGACAATCTCAAGACCTTCGGTGAACAGACCCCCCTCGGCCGACCCGGTCAGCCCGTGGAGATCGCACCGCTCTACGTACAACTGGCGTCCACCGAAGCCAGCTATGTCACCGGCGAGATGTTTGCCGCCTCCGGCGGGATGCTGCCTTACTAACCCTCTCCGGGACTGCCGGCCGGCCGGCCTTGCCGCAGCAAAGCCGACCGGCGAACTCCTCTTCGCCTGTTGTAATCACGGCCCGTCGGGCGGCCTGTCCGACGGCGCGTTATGCCAGTACAATACGCGCCCCGCCAACGCCCGGCGCCTCATTCTCCGCCTGCAGGATTCCGTCTTGATCTCTACCGCCAATATCACCATGCAGTTCGGCGCCAAGCCGCTGTTCGAAAACGTCTCCGTCAAATTCGGCAATGGCAACCGCTACGGCCTGATCGGCGCCAACGGCTGCGGCAAGTCGACCTACATGAAGATCCTCGGCGGCGAGCTGGAGCCCTCGGGCGGCCAGGTGATGATCGAGCAGAACGTGCGCTTGGGTAAGCTGCGCCAGAACCAGTTCGCCTATGAAGACTTCAGCGTCATCGACACCGTCATCATGGGTCACGAGGAGCTATGGAAGGTCAAGGCCGAGCGCGACCGGATCTATTCGCTGGCCGAGATGAGCGAAGAGGACGGCATGGCCGTGGCCGAGCTGGAAACCGAATTCGCCGAGATGGACGGTTACACGGCTGAATCGCGCGCCGGCGAGCTGCTGCTCGGCCTGGGCATTCCCCTGGAGCAGCACTTCGGACCGATGAGCGAAGTCGCGCCCGGCTGGAAGCTACGCGTGTTACTGGCGCAGGCGCTGTTCTCCGATCCGGACGTTCTGTTGCTGGACGAGCCGACCAACCACCTGGATATCAATACGATTCGCTGGCTGGAAGACGTGCTCAAGGCGCGTACCAGCACGATGATCATCATTTCCCACGATCGTCACTTCCTCAACAGCGTATGCACGCACATGGCCGACCTGGACTACGGCGAACTGCGCCTGTTCCCGGGCAACTACGACGAATACATGACCGCCGCCACCCAGGCGCGCGAGCGGTTGCTGTCGGACAATGCCAAGAAAAAGGCACAGATCGCCGAACTGCAGACCTTCGTCAGCCGTTTCTCGGCCAACGCCTCCAAGGCCAAGCAGGCCACCAGCCGCGCCAAGCAGATCGACAAGATCCAGCTCGACGAGGTCAAGCCGTCGAGCCGCGTCAGCCCCTTCATCCGCTTCGACCAGCACAAGAAGCTGCACCGTCAGGCGGTGACGCTGGATCGCGTCAGTCAGGGTTATGACGGCGAGGTGCTGTTCAAGAATCTCAGCCTGCAGATCGAAGCCGGCGAACGCGTGGCGATCATCGGGCCGAACGGCATCGGCAAGACTACTCTGCTCCGTACATTGGTCGGTGAGATGCCGCCGCTGTCCGGCGAAGTGAAGTGGACGGAAAGCGCTGACGTGAGCTACTTCGCTCAGGATCACGCCGAAGACTTCAAGGACGACTGCACGCTGTTCGACTGGATGGCGCAATGGACGCAGGGCGGCGAGCAGCTGGTGCGCGGTACCCTTGGGCGCATGCTGTTCTCCAACGATGAAATTCTGAAGTCGGTGAAGGTGATTTCCGGTGGCGAGCAGGGCCGTATGCTGTTCGGCAAGCTGATCCTGAAGAAGGCCAACGTGATGGTCATGGACGAGCCGACCAACCACCTGGACATGGAATCGATCGAGGCGCTGAACCTGGCGCTGGACAACTATCCCGGCACGCTGATCTTCGTCAGCCATGACCGGGAATTCGTCAGCTCGCTGGCCACGCGTATCATCGAACTGTCCGCCGATGGTGTGACCGACTTCAGCGGTAGCTACGATGACTACCTGCGCAGCCTCGGCGTGGCCGTTTGATCACACCAGCCAGGGGCGTATGAAGCGGCCCAGGTAACGCCCGCCCAGCACCAGCCAGTCGATCCAGAACAGCTGGTGCAGGGCAACGATCAGCCAGCACGTCACCTGATAGGACGCCTTGCGCGTCTTGTGCCTGAGCAGTTGCTGGGCTACCAGGGCGCCCGGCCAGCCTCCCGCGAGCTCGGCCAGATGCAAGGTACTCTCCGGCGTGCGCCAGGCCCCCTTCATGGCTTTCTGCTTGTCCGACCAGTACATCAGAAAAGTCAGCAGGCTGATCACCAGGTAGCCCGCCAGCGGCCACTGCCGAGCAGCAGCACCTGTACTGTGCCGGCGATGGGCAGTGCCAGGAGCATGATCAGCAAGATCAGCTTCGCCGGAAGGTTTCGTACCGATCCGGCCGCAGCCGCTCGCGGCTGTCGTCTAGCGGCCGGTTTGCGCGGCGGCGCCGCCTTTCCTTGCAGCTTCTCGGCACGTGGCTTGCGACGGATTGCCGGGCGGTCGACGGCCAGCGCTTCGCTGCGCATATGTTCGGCGCGCAACCGTCCCTGAGCGTCTCGTCCGGGGATGTACAGCACCGCATCGCCGGTAACCGGCCGGGCATCACCGCGCATGGCCGAGATATGCACGAAGACCCGTTCACCGCCCGCGTCCGGCTCGATAAACCCGAAGCCCTTCTGATCATTCCAACTGGTCAATACGCCACGCAGTTCCATCACCTGTCCCTGTGATCCTAAAGAACGGCATTCTCCGTCAGCCCGCCGTGCCTGCCAAGCCGGGCCGCGATGGAGCTTGAACAAACCCTGCTCGAGAGTGTCTGTAATCGGCAACGCCCAAGCAAAAGAAGACCGACCGGTGAACACTATGAACAAGCCCTTAATGACCGAAGAACAGCTCCTTGCGCAGCCTGCCGATGCGTACATGAACGAGGAGCAGCAAGCGTTTTTCCGCGATCTGCTGACCCGCGAGCGCGAGGCCCTGCGCCAGCGTATCGACGAAGAGTTTCAGTCCCTGCGCGAAACCGAAAACATCCCTGGCGATGCGGCGGATGTCGGCAGCGCCGAAGAGCACCGTCAGTGGCAACTGCGCATGCTCGAGCGGGAAAAGAAGCTGCTGGACAAGATCGATGAGGCGCTGGACCGCCTGGCGCAGGGCGAATACGGGTATTGCGACGAGACCGGTGAGCCGATCGGCCTGCGTCGCCTGCTGCTGCGCCCCACGGCAACGCTTTCGATCGAGGCCAAGGAGCGCCAGGAACAAATGGAGCGCCACGTCGGCGAAACCTGAGCACGCCTTGTCATAAGCCCGTCATGCCCGGCAGGCCAAGATGTCCCCGTTCCGGACTCAACTCCAAACGGGGGTGCAACATGGCTTACGAGCTTGATACCGCATTTGACGACGAACAGGGCCCCAATAACGCCCGCCGTGCCAGACGGCGCGAGCAGGACCGGCAACGCATGGCGTACCGGCGAGCGATAGAAGACTACCGCGACAGCCAGGCGCTGCACGCGGCGGTCTGCGACTTTCCCGATCTGATCGACCTCCAGCACCGCGAGCCGCGCCCCGCCTAGCGGCTAGTCCGCCGCCGTTTGCCGGTGCTCGAAGCGCCTGGCAATCTGGCGGATCTGTGCGCGCTCTTCGCGAAGAAACCCGAGGAACGCCTCAGCGACCGGACTGAGTCGCTTGCCGCGGGCATGCACCGCGCACCAGCTCCGATAGAGCGGCAGCTCGGAGAAATCGAGCTGTACCAGCTCGCCGCTGCGCAGATGACTGGCCGCGGCGTGCGCGGTCACCATGGCGATGCCCAGCCCGGCCAGGGCGCCCTGCACCAGTGAATCCCCCGAACCCAGCTGTATGGTCTGCTGCAGATGTACGCGTTTGTTCTGCAGGAATTCTTCACAGGCCTTGCGCGTGCCCGAACCGGATTCGCGGTTGAGCACGACGTGTTCTTCCAGCACCTTGAGCGACAGACCGCCCTGCGCTGCCAACGGATGCGCGGCGTGAGCGACGGCTATGATCGGGTTGTCGAGGAACGGAAAGAACTCCAGGGCCCGATCCTCGGGCACCAGCGCCATCAGTGTCACGTCATCACGATTGTCCTGAAGCCGGCGGATCGCATCGGACCGGCGCATGACCTCCATGCAGAAGGTCACCTCGGGATGACGCTCGCGGAACGCCGCCAGCAGATGCGGCGTGAGGTACTGGATGCTGCTCACCACGCCAACCTTGAGCTCCCCGCGCAAGGTGCCCTGGAGCCGCGACAGACTCATGTCGAGGTTATCCAACCGCTCGAAGATGTCCTCGCTGGCCGCCAGCAGGCTGTGGGCCGCTTCGGTGAGGTACAGCTTGCGGCCGACATACTCGAACAACGGTTGGCCGAGCTGTTCCTCCAACTGACGGATCTGCTGACTGACGGCAGGCTGGGTCAGCGCCATCTCCTCTGCGGCACGACTGTAGGACTGGCTGGCACACACCGCACGAAAGACCTGCAGCTGGCGCAGCGTCATCCGAAGCAGAGATTTGCGCATGGTGTTCTATCCTCTGAACAGGAGCTCACGGCACTTCCATAAGCTTTTGCTTATACAACGTAGAAATATTATTCATTTTTCTATATGTCTGGCCAGCCGTAACGTAAATGGCCCGATCACCACCACGAGGAACGGACGTGATCAAGAAGATCCTCATCGCCAACCGTGGCGAAATTGCCGTACGTATCGTGCGTGCCTGCGCCGAGATGGGCATTCGCTCGGTCGCGGTCTTTACCGATGCCGACCGCTATGCCCTGCATGTCAAACGCGCCGACGAGTCGTACAACATCGGCAGCGATCCGCTCGCCGGCTATCTGAACGCGCGTCAGCTGGTCAACGTGGCGGTTGAAACCGGTTGCGACGCATTGCATCCGGGCTATGGTTTTCTGTCGGAAAATGCCGAACTGGCCGAGATCTGCGCGCGGCGCGGCATCAAGTTCATCGGGCCGGACGCCGAGGTCATCCGCCGCATGGGCGACAAGACCGAAGCCCGGCGCAGCATGATCGCCGCAGGCGTACCCGTCACGCCGGGCACCGAAGGCAACCTGGCGGACCTCGACGAAGCATTGAAGGAAGCCGAACGCGTCGGCTATCCGGTCATGCTCAAGGCCACCTCAGGTGGCGGCGGACGCGGCATACGTCGCTGCAACAGCCGCGAAGAGCTGGAACAGGCCTGGCCGCGGGTGATCTCCGAAGCAACCAAGGCATTCGGCTCGGCGGACGTGTTCCTGGAAAAGTGCATCGTCAATCCCAAGCACATCGAGGCGCAGATTCTCGCCGACAGCCACGGCAATACGGTGCATCTGTTCGAGCGCGACTGCTCGATCCAGCGGCGCAACCAGAAACTGATCGAAATAGCACCCAGCCCGCAGCTGACGCCCGAGCAGCGCGCCTACGTGGGCGACCTGGCCGTGCGCGCAGCCCAGGCGGTGGGCTATGAAAACGCCGGGACCGTGGAATTCCTGCTCGCCGAGGGCGACGTGTACTTCATGGAAATGAATACCCGGGTTCAGGTCGAGCACACCATCACCGAACAGATCACCGGCATCGACATCGTGCGTGAGCAGATCCGTATCGCCTCGGGCCTGCCGCTGTCAGTGAAGCAGGAAGACATTCATCACAGCGGCTTCGCCATCCAGTTCCGGGTGAACGCCGAAGACCCGAAGAACAATTTCTTCCCTTCCTTCGGCAAGATCACCCGCTATTACGCCCCTGGTGGCCCTGGTGTGCGGGTCGATACGGCGATCTACACCGGCTACACCATTCCGCCCTTCTACGACTCGATGTGTCTGAAACTGATTGTCTGGGCGCTGAGCTGGGAGGAAGCGCTGGACCGTGGCCTGCGCGCGCTGGACGACATGCGCCTGCAGGGTGTGAAGACCACCACGCCCTACTACCAGGAGATCCTGCGCAACCCCGAGTTTCGTAGCGGGGTGTTCAACACCAGCTTCGTCGAAGCCCATCCGGAGCTGTTGCAGTACTCGGTAAAGCGCAAGCCCGAAGAACTGGCCCTGGCCATCGCCACAGCCATCGCGGCGCATGCCGGACTATGAACCCCAGCGGCAAGCTTGAAGCTGCAAGCTGAAAGAAAAATCTGATCCGCTTGCAGCTTGTCGCTTAAAGCTTGCAGCTAACGAGGAACAGCAAATGAGCACTACACGCACCATCACCGTTACCGACACCATCCTGCGCGATGCCCACCAGTCCCTGCTCGCCACACGCCTGCGCACCGAGGACATGCTGCCGATCTGCCCGAAGCTCGATCAGGTCGGTTACTGGTCGCTGGAAGTATGGGGCGGTGCCACCTTCGACGCCTGCGTGCGCTTTCTCAAGGAAGATCCATGGGAGCGGCTTCGCCAGCTGCGCGAGGCGCTGCCTAACACCCGCCTGCAGATGCTGCTGCGCGGTCAGAACCTGCTGGGCTACCGCCATTACAGCGATGACGTGGTGCGGGCATTCGTGGCCAAGAGTGCCGAGAACGGTATCGACGTCTACCGCATCTTCGATGCCATGAACGATGTGCGCAATCTGGAAACCGCCATCGCTGCGGTCAAGGATGCCGGCAAGCACGCCCAGGGGACCCTCGCCTACACCACCAGCCCGGTCCACACCGTGGACGGCTATGTGAAGCAGGCCAAGGCCATGGCCGCCATGGGCATCGATTCGATCGCCATCAAGGATATGGCCGGCCTGCTGACGCCATTCGCCACCGCCGAGCTGGTCACCGCGTTGAAGGCTGAATTGAGCCTGCCGGTGTTCATTCACTCGCACGACACCGCCGGCATGGCTGCGATGGTTCAGATCAAGGCGATTGAGGCCGGTGCCGACCATATCGATACTGCCATCGGCTCCATGGCCTGGGGCACCAGCCACCCGGGAACTGAGTCGATGGTCGCCGCCCTGCGCGGCACTCCCTATGACACGGGCCTGGACCTGGCACTGATTCAGGACATCAGCCTGTACTTCCATGCCGTGCGCAAGAAGTACCACCAGTTTGAAAGCGAATTCACCGGCGTCGATACCCGCGTGCAGGTCAATCAGGTGCCGGGTGGCATGATGTCCAACCTGGCCAACCAGCTCAAGGAACAGGGCGCGCTCAATCGAATTCAGGATGTGTTCGAAGAAATCCCGCGTGTGCGCGCCGACCTCGGCTACCCGCCGCTGGTCACGCCCACCTCGCAGATCGTTGGAACGCAGGCGGTATTCAACGTGCTCGCCGGTGAGCGCTACAAGACCATCACCAACGAGGTCAAGCTTCTGCTGCAGGGTCGCTACGGTCAGGCGCCCGGCAGCATAAACGAGGACCTGCGTCGCCGCGCAATCGGAACCGAAGAGGTCATCGATGTGCGGCCGGCCGACCTGATCCCGCCGGAGATGGACAAGCTGCGCAAGGAAGTGGGCACGCTGGCCCAGAGCGAAGAAGACGTTCTGACGTATGCCATGTTCCCGGACATAGGCCGCAAGTTCCTCGAAGAGCGCGCCGCCGGTACGCTCAAGCCGGAGGCGTTGCTGCCGATCCCCGACGGCAGCGGTGCCAAGCCGATGGCGCAGGAGGGCAGCCCGACCGAGTTCATCATCGATGTCCACGGCGAAACCTACCGGGTCGATATTACCGGCGTCAGCGTCAAGGGCGACGGCAAGCGGCACTTCTATCTGAGCCTGGATGGCATGCCGGAAGAGGCGGTGTTCGAGTCCTTGAACAGCTACGCTGGCGGCAGCGGTGGCGGGCAGCGCAAACAGGCCAGCCAGCCGGGCCACGTCACCACCAGCATGCCCGGCAACGTGGTCGACGTGCTGGTTCAGGTGGGTGATGCAGTCAAGGCCGGCCAGGCAGTACTGGTGAGCGAAGCGATGAAAATGGAAAGCGAGATCCAGGCTGGCGTCGACGGCACCGTGAAAGCGGTCAACGTGGTCAAGGGCGACCGGGTGAACCCCGGTGAAATCCTCATCGAAATCGAGTGAGCCGGTAACGACAATCCGTTCGGAGGACATGCATGGGGTTCGATCCGGTAGTTCTGTTTTTCGTGTTCGGTCTGTTCGCAGGCCTGGTCAGGAGCGAACTCAAGCTTCCGCCCGGGCTGTATGACACGCTATCGATCATCCTGCTGCTGGCAATAGGTCTGCACGGCGGGGTCGAGCTGGCCGAACAGGCCAGCCCGGCC
Above is a window of Halopseudomonas nanhaiensis DNA encoding:
- a CDS encoding PA3496 family putative envelope integrity protein; amino-acid sequence: MAYELDTAFDDEQGPNNARRARRREQDRQRMAYRRAIEDYRDSQALHAAVCDFPDLIDLQHREPRPA
- a CDS encoding ABC-F family ATPase, translated to MISTANITMQFGAKPLFENVSVKFGNGNRYGLIGANGCGKSTYMKILGGELEPSGGQVMIEQNVRLGKLRQNQFAYEDFSVIDTVIMGHEELWKVKAERDRIYSLAEMSEEDGMAVAELETEFAEMDGYTAESRAGELLLGLGIPLEQHFGPMSEVAPGWKLRVLLAQALFSDPDVLLLDEPTNHLDINTIRWLEDVLKARTSTMIIISHDRHFLNSVCTHMADLDYGELRLFPGNYDEYMTAATQARERLLSDNAKKKAQIAELQTFVSRFSANASKAKQATSRAKQIDKIQLDEVKPSSRVSPFIRFDQHKKLHRQAVTLDRVSQGYDGEVLFKNLSLQIEAGERVAIIGPNGIGKTTLLRTLVGEMPPLSGEVKWTESADVSYFAQDHAEDFKDDCTLFDWMAQWTQGGEQLVRGTLGRMLFSNDEILKSVKVISGGEQGRMLFGKLILKKANVMVMDEPTNHLDMESIEALNLALDNYPGTLIFVSHDREFVSSLATRIIELSADGVTDFSGSYDDYLRSLGVAV
- a CDS encoding SDR family oxidoreductase, producing the protein MNSDDFSPSRRTILHGAAATLAAGMVAPAFAQTSAGSSAAAGSASTKAPQPMRNPQKMYAQPPFDPERQPWPGLAQKMDPRPDHGEESYQGSGRLQGRKALITGGDSGIGRAAAIAYAREGADVAFGYLEDEEPDAQDVIKLIEDAGRKAVALPGDIRDEKFCQEMIKRAVEELGGLDILVINAARQQSNDSIMDISTDQFDWTVKTNLYAMFWLSKAAIPHLPEGSSIINTSSVVAYDPPENLLDYSMTKAAIVNFTKCLAKQMIGKGIRVNTVAPGPFWTPLQVSGGQTMDNLKTFGEQTPLGRPGQPVEIAPLYVQLASTEASYVTGEMFAASGGMLPY
- the dksA gene encoding RNA polymerase-binding protein DksA, yielding MTEEQLLAQPADAYMNEEQQAFFRDLLTREREALRQRIDEEFQSLRETENIPGDAADVGSAEEHRQWQLRMLEREKKLLDKIDEALDRLAQGEYGYCDETGEPIGLRRLLLRPTATLSIEAKERQEQMERHVGET
- a CDS encoding acetyl-CoA carboxylase biotin carboxylase subunit, encoding MIKKILIANRGEIAVRIVRACAEMGIRSVAVFTDADRYALHVKRADESYNIGSDPLAGYLNARQLVNVAVETGCDALHPGYGFLSENAELAEICARRGIKFIGPDAEVIRRMGDKTEARRSMIAAGVPVTPGTEGNLADLDEALKEAERVGYPVMLKATSGGGGRGIRRCNSREELEQAWPRVISEATKAFGSADVFLEKCIVNPKHIEAQILADSHGNTVHLFERDCSIQRRNQKLIEIAPSPQLTPEQRAYVGDLAVRAAQAVGYENAGTVEFLLAEGDVYFMEMNTRVQVEHTITEQITGIDIVREQIRIASGLPLSVKQEDIHHSGFAIQFRVNAEDPKNNFFPSFGKITRYYAPGGPGVRVDTAIYTGYTIPPFYDSMCLKLIVWALSWEEALDRGLRALDDMRLQGVKTTTPYYQEILRNPEFRSGVFNTSFVEAHPELLQYSVKRKPEELALAIATAIAAHAGL
- the oadA gene encoding sodium-extruding oxaloacetate decarboxylase subunit alpha; the protein is MSTTRTITVTDTILRDAHQSLLATRLRTEDMLPICPKLDQVGYWSLEVWGGATFDACVRFLKEDPWERLRQLREALPNTRLQMLLRGQNLLGYRHYSDDVVRAFVAKSAENGIDVYRIFDAMNDVRNLETAIAAVKDAGKHAQGTLAYTTSPVHTVDGYVKQAKAMAAMGIDSIAIKDMAGLLTPFATAELVTALKAELSLPVFIHSHDTAGMAAMVQIKAIEAGADHIDTAIGSMAWGTSHPGTESMVAALRGTPYDTGLDLALIQDISLYFHAVRKKYHQFESEFTGVDTRVQVNQVPGGMMSNLANQLKEQGALNRIQDVFEEIPRVRADLGYPPLVTPTSQIVGTQAVFNVLAGERYKTITNEVKLLLQGRYGQAPGSINEDLRRRAIGTEEVIDVRPADLIPPEMDKLRKEVGTLAQSEEDVLTYAMFPDIGRKFLEERAAGTLKPEALLPIPDGSGAKPMAQEGSPTEFIIDVHGETYRVDITGVSVKGDGKRHFYLSLDGMPEEAVFESLNSYAGGSGGGQRKQASQPGHVTTSMPGNVVDVLVQVGDAVKAGQAVLVSEAMKMESEIQAGVDGTVKAVNVVKGDRVNPGEILIEIE
- a CDS encoding LysR family transcriptional regulator, whose product is MRKSLLRMTLRQLQVFRAVCASQSYSRAAEEMALTQPAVSQQIRQLEEQLGQPLFEYVGRKLYLTEAAHSLLAASEDIFERLDNLDMSLSRLQGTLRGELKVGVVSSIQYLTPHLLAAFRERHPEVTFCMEVMRRSDAIRRLQDNRDDVTLMALVPEDRALEFFPFLDNPIIAVAHAAHPLAAQGGLSLKVLEEHVVLNRESGSGTRKACEEFLQNKRVHLQQTIQLGSGDSLVQGALAGLGIAMVTAHAAASHLRSGELVQLDFSELPLYRSWCAVHARGKRLSPVAEAFLGFLREERAQIRQIARRFEHRQTAAD